DNA sequence from the Oryza brachyantha chromosome 5, ObraRS2, whole genome shotgun sequence genome:
ttttcttttaaataaatccaaataCATTGTCATGTGTGATGTATTTTCCCCCCAGGTATATGGTTTTGGTGGAGTAGGTATGGTTGTTGAGGTCCTTACAGATAAAATTACAAGATCTATTGCGGATATAAGAAATGTCGTAAAGGACTGTGGAGCAAAATTGGCTGATCCTGGATCTGTTACATTCAGATTCAGACAAGCTCGTGTGGTGAACATCAAAGTCACTGATGCTGATAAAGACCAACTGCTCTCTGTTGCTTTGGATGCTGGCGCTGATGATGTCATTGAGCCAAATtttgatgaagatgatgacgacgacaaCGATGACAATGACGACTCCTCAGAAGATGTTTCAGAAAGGTATTGACTCGTGTTCAGTTGCAAATGTTtccatttgattttatgtgtTAACCAATGGATATCttggaaattttaaattctaatcCATTAAATTTGATGTCTTATACATTACAAATGGTAGAAGATACCGCATATCAGAGTAGCTATGTTATAAGTCACAGAACCATAAGCAAATGAAATAGCTATATGTACTTAACTTGGCTGCATTTTCATAGCATTGTTAAGTCGGTTCTCCGGATAGTGTTCGGATGTCATGTGATATTACTGTTGATTTACCATTTTTTCCTCTTAGTCACAAACTTTTATTCAGATATTCTATGATACATCTGCTATTTTGTCGTTGCTCTTTACTCTCCAGGTTTTACAAGATAGTTACTACGTCAGAAAATTATCCTGTTGTGCTATCGAAGCTACAAGAGGAAGgactaaaatttgaaactgATAATGGCTATGAACTTCTGCCTCTGAACCCAATTGAGGTACGCAGTTTTCCCTTTCTCATTGTCACGTCTGCAGGAGTTAATGAATTAATGCTATCATACATTTCTGTCAAATCTTCGGTTTCATCCAAACTCCCAACAAGATATTGATTAGCAACCTGTTTCATGGTAGTCGTCAATCTGTTTCAACTATTAACAGAATCTTACAAAAATTATTAGTAGTCACTTTGCATTTAGCCATCTACCATACCGTccgatcaaattttattagacCCTGAGTGAGATTTTCCAACCTATACGTCTAGCTTAGCAGAATGTAAGGATGCGAAAGCAACACATCATGTGACCAGCAtgtatcttttcttttccatgatgctgttaattttataatttcaaGGAGCTTCCTATATCTAGTAAAATTCTGACACTGTCCATCTCTTCGTCATTGTAGGCAGATGACGAGGCcatggaactaaacaaggtccTAGTGTCTAAGTTGCTTGAGCTtgatgatgttgatgctgTCTATACAGACCAAAGGTGACTCTTCATGATCCATGAGCCTAACACCCAGACAGCTCGACGCCGACGGTTGTGTTACACCGTGGGTTGGCAGATTCATATCATCGTGTGACAGTATCAGCTGGTGGCGTAAACCATCGATGGAACTGGTTTAGTTGTAGCCAATTTATTTTTGCCAAAATTGAAGTTGATACGGCATTTTTATGTAATTACATTGCACTCGCATCCCACACTCCCAAACTCAGAgcattacatttttttcatgtatctTCATCCCAGTTTCTCTTGATAAAAGAATACGATAACCCCGACCATGTCATGATATTTGGTCTTGATGAGCactgtaacaaaaaaaaaatcgtttcGCTACTTTGAAACGGCACGATTTGACGGGATGGGAGAAACTCCACACAAATTTCTTTTGCTCTCCTCATTAATGTATAAATATTACATCCATCAGCTTCGCGTTATAAGATCGTTATAAGATGTTCTAACATTTCTTAAcatttcttaaatttatatggatgcaaataaatctaaacatataaaacatattcataatCCACATGTAGGACAAAAACAAAACGGGGTATATAAAAACAGTAACACTACCGCAACAAGCCAGCAATCACAATCATGGCCATGTTATCATTTTTCCAAATCACGTTTCTCGTTGTAATGTACGCCCGCCAAAACATCCTCAGTGCAAAATGAGTAAAAGACACCAAACTGCATATCGCGGACAATTGGGCCAAAACGCTTACAGCAGTCTATCAAAAATTTCTTCAGCACTCTTGCTGGTCCCAAAAACATATTAGGGGTGTCAAATACTGAGTGCAATGACGCAGCAGTCTCTAATCCTAGGTCTGTGATTTTCTAGTTCTTTTGAGCTTAGTGTAGTTGAGCTAGCAAAAGTAAATTCCAAGCAACTACGTAGCCTTTTGTCATTTACTCATTTTTATTGCCATGGGTTCTTCTTTCGGCCTGCCACATTCGTTGAGCTAGCTTTGGAACCCTACAGAAAAGCAATCACACAAGGTCAAATGTGTTCCAAGTGATCAGAATAGGGGTATGAAAATTAATAAACTTCCAGACTTACAG
Encoded proteins:
- the LOC102709080 gene encoding probable transcriptional regulatory protein At2g25830 isoform X1, coding for MASAARALGALLHKASSLSSASALRSAAVLHVCSGRGSVGRASLFQMLAAKRRISTFQPLCMGRRSCKIAGRKDAQNLKKMKRNSKIGKEIVAAIKKGGPSPSSNTALAAILEKARELDIPKEIMERNIKRASEKGQDTYTEKVYEVYGFGGVGMVVEVLTDKITRSIADIRNVVKDCGAKLADPGSVTFRFRQARVVNIKVTDADKDQLLSVALDAGADDVIEPNFDEDDDDDNDDNDDSSEDVSERFYKIVTTSENYPVVLSKLQEEGLKFETDNGYELLPLNPIEADDEAMELNKVLVSKLLELDDVDAVYTDQR
- the LOC102709080 gene encoding probable transcriptional regulatory protein At2g25830 isoform X2, translating into MASAARALGALLHKASSLSSASALRSAAVLHGRGSVGRASLFQMLAAKRRISTFQPLCMGRRSCKIAGRKDAQNLKKMKRNSKIGKEIVAAIKKGGPSPSSNTALAAILEKARELDIPKEIMERNIKRASEKGQDTYTEKVYEVYGFGGVGMVVEVLTDKITRSIADIRNVVKDCGAKLADPGSVTFRFRQARVVNIKVTDADKDQLLSVALDAGADDVIEPNFDEDDDDDNDDNDDSSEDVSERFYKIVTTSENYPVVLSKLQEEGLKFETDNGYELLPLNPIEADDEAMELNKVLVSKLLELDDVDAVYTDQR